One region of Salinirubrum litoreum genomic DNA includes:
- a CDS encoding DNA-directed RNA polymerase subunit A': MSTSQAPKEIGEISFGLMDPEEYREMSATKVITADTYDDDGYPIDMGLMDPRLGVIDPGLECRTCGQHSGSCNGHFGHIELAAPVIHVGFTKLIRRLLRGTCRECSRLLLTEDEQDEFRAQLERARELGNDPNDAMKAAIRQARKANRCPHCGEVQYDINHEKPTTYYEVQDVLAGDYSERIAQAMQPDEEEDWEGMAPPELAEQTGIDLARVNEIMSGEFRPRKEDRRAIEKALDLDLTEEDMNKLMPSDIRDWFEDIPDSDIESLGIDSDRSRPEWMILTVLPVPPVTARPSITLDNGQRSEDDLTHKLVDIIRINQRFMENREAGAPQLIIEDLWELLQYHVTTFIDNEISGTPPARHRSGRPLKTLSQRLKGKEGRFRGSLSGKRVNFSARTVISPDPTLSLNEVGVPERVAREMTQTLNVTERNIEDAQQYVRNGPEGHPGANYVKRPDGRRLKVTEKNCEELAEKVELGWEVNRHLVDGDIVIFNRQPSLHRMSIMAHEVVVMPYKTFRLNTTVCPPYNADFDGDEMNMHALQNEEARAEARVLMRVQEQMLSPRFGENIIGAIQDHISGTYLLTHNDPEFSETQALDLLRATSIDSLPEPDGENETGPFWTGRTLFSELLPDDLSLAFTSEAGDEVVIEDGQLVSGTIDEGAVGAFGGEVVDTITKMYGKTRARVFVNEVASLAMRAIMHFGFSIGIDDESIPPEANEQVEEAIQNAYDRVQDLIETYEAGELESLPGRSVDETLEMKIMRTLGKARDSTGEIAEDYFADDNPAVIMARSGARGSMLNLTQMAGCVGQQSVGGERINRGYEGRTLSHYEPNDISAEAHGFVENSYRGGLTPQEFFFHAMGGRVGLVDTAVRTSKSGYLQRRLINALSELEAQYDGTVRDTSDTIVQFEFGEDGTSPVKVASSDDNDIDVDQIADRVIDAEFASDEEKERFLGTSEPPTNLSEHAGPGLNKAADLEVESDD, encoded by the coding sequence GGTCGTGTAACGGGCACTTCGGCCACATCGAACTGGCCGCGCCCGTCATCCACGTCGGGTTCACGAAGCTCATCCGGCGACTGCTCCGCGGCACCTGCCGGGAGTGTTCGCGGCTCCTCTTGACCGAGGACGAACAGGACGAGTTCCGCGCGCAACTCGAACGCGCACGGGAACTCGGCAACGACCCGAACGACGCGATGAAGGCGGCCATCCGGCAGGCCCGGAAGGCCAACCGCTGTCCGCACTGTGGCGAGGTCCAGTACGACATCAACCACGAGAAGCCGACGACCTACTACGAAGTGCAGGACGTGCTCGCGGGCGACTACTCCGAGCGCATCGCACAGGCGATGCAGCCGGACGAGGAGGAGGACTGGGAGGGGATGGCCCCGCCCGAACTCGCCGAGCAGACCGGCATCGACCTCGCGCGCGTCAACGAGATCATGTCCGGCGAGTTCCGCCCCCGCAAGGAGGACCGCCGGGCCATCGAGAAGGCGCTCGATCTGGACCTCACCGAGGAGGACATGAACAAGCTGATGCCGAGCGACATCCGCGACTGGTTCGAGGACATCCCGGACTCGGACATCGAGTCGCTGGGTATCGACTCGGACCGCTCCCGGCCCGAGTGGATGATCCTGACCGTCCTGCCGGTGCCGCCGGTGACGGCCCGCCCCTCGATCACGCTGGACAACGGCCAGCGCTCCGAGGACGACCTGACTCACAAACTGGTCGACATCATCCGGATCAACCAGCGGTTCATGGAGAACCGCGAGGCCGGCGCGCCGCAACTCATCATCGAGGACCTGTGGGAACTGCTCCAGTACCACGTGACGACGTTCATCGACAACGAGATCTCGGGCACGCCGCCGGCCCGCCACCGCTCCGGGCGACCCCTCAAGACGCTGTCCCAGCGTCTCAAGGGCAAGGAGGGGCGCTTCCGTGGCTCGCTGTCGGGTAAGCGTGTCAACTTCTCGGCCCGGACCGTCATCTCGCCGGACCCGACCCTCTCGCTGAACGAGGTCGGCGTCCCCGAGCGCGTGGCACGGGAGATGACACAGACGCTCAACGTCACCGAGCGTAACATCGAGGACGCCCAGCAGTACGTCCGGAACGGCCCCGAAGGCCACCCCGGCGCGAACTACGTCAAGCGACCCGACGGTCGCCGCCTGAAGGTGACCGAGAAGAACTGCGAGGAACTCGCCGAGAAGGTCGAACTCGGCTGGGAGGTCAACCGCCACCTCGTGGACGGCGACATCGTGATCTTCAACCGCCAGCCGTCGCTCCACCGGATGTCGATCATGGCTCACGAGGTCGTCGTGATGCCGTACAAGACGTTCCGGCTGAACACGACGGTCTGTCCGCCGTACAACGCCGACTTCGACGGCGACGAGATGAACATGCACGCACTCCAGAACGAGGAGGCGCGTGCCGAGGCTCGCGTCCTGATGCGGGTGCAGGAACAGATGCTCTCGCCGCGCTTCGGGGAGAACATCATCGGTGCGATCCAGGACCACATCTCCGGGACGTACCTGCTGACGCACAACGATCCGGAGTTCTCCGAGACGCAGGCGCTCGACCTGCTCCGGGCGACGAGCATCGACAGCCTGCCGGAACCGGACGGCGAGAACGAGACCGGCCCGTTCTGGACCGGCCGGACGCTGTTCTCCGAACTCCTGCCGGACGACCTGTCGCTGGCGTTCACCTCCGAGGCGGGCGACGAGGTCGTCATCGAGGACGGCCAACTTGTGTCGGGGACCATCGACGAGGGCGCGGTCGGCGCGTTCGGCGGCGAGGTCGTGGACACCATCACGAAGATGTACGGGAAGACCCGAGCGCGCGTGTTCGTCAACGAGGTCGCCTCGCTGGCGATGCGTGCGATCATGCACTTCGGGTTCTCCATCGGGATCGACGACGAGTCCATCCCGCCGGAGGCGAACGAGCAGGTCGAGGAGGCGATCCAGAACGCGTACGACCGCGTGCAGGACCTGATCGAGACCTACGAGGCGGGCGAACTGGAGTCGCTGCCGGGCCGCAGCGTCGACGAGACGCTGGAGATGAAGATCATGCGGACGCTCGGCAAGGCGCGTGACTCGACCGGTGAGATCGCGGAGGACTACTTCGCGGACGACAACCCGGCGGTCATCATGGCCCGCTCCGGGGCGCGTGGGTCGATGCTGAACCTCACGCAGATGGCCGGCTGTGTCGGCCAGCAGTCCGTCGGTGGGGAGCGCATCAACCGTGGCTACGAGGGCAGAACGCTCTCGCACTACGAACCGAACGACATCTCCGCAGAAGCGCACGGCTTCGTGGAGAACTCCTACCGTGGCGGACTGACGCCACAGGAGTTCTTCTTCCACGCGATGGGTGGCCGCGTCGGCCTGGTCGACACGGCAGTCCGGACCTCCAAGTCCGGCTACCTCCAGCGCCGGCTGATCAACGCGCTGTCGGAACTCGAAGCGCAGTACGACGGCACGGTCCGGGACACCTCGGACACCATCGTCCAGTTCGAGTTCGGCGAGGACGGTACCTCGCCGGTGAAGGTCGCGTCCAGCGACGACAACGACATCGACGTGGACCAGATCGCCGACCGCGTCATCGACGCGGAGTTCGCCTCCGACGAGGAGAAAGAACGGTTCCTCGGCACCTCCGAACCGCCGACGAACCTCTCGGAACACGCCGGCCCGGGCCTGAACAAGGCCGCCGATCTGGAGGTGGAGTCGGATGACTGA